From a region of the Nonlabens sp. Hel1_33_55 genome:
- a CDS encoding twin-arginine translocase TatA/TatE family subunit has protein sequence MPLFISMPEMMIVGLVIIMVFGSDKLPEIVRGIAKAMNTVRNATDDIKNEITKSADEHGFSKDVKEITKQIEQVKDQIEDSGSIKRKF, from the coding sequence ATGCCTCTTTTTATAAGCATGCCAGAGATGATGATCGTAGGATTAGTCATTATCATGGTATTTGGCTCTGATAAACTACCTGAAATTGTACGAGGTATTGCAAAGGCAATGAACACGGTACGCAACGCCACAGATGACATCAAGAATGAGATTACCAAATCTGCAGATGAGCATGGGTTTTCAAAAGATGTCAAAGAAATTACCAAACAAATTGAGCAGGTAAAGGACCAGATTGAGGATTCTGGATCCATCAAACGCAAGTTTTAA
- a CDS encoding phosphatase PAP2 family protein has product MWEDLVQIDRDIFSFFNGLWIGQFTDFWLFVTQIEHWIPLYLFFFVLLYQAMSWRKGLASIGMVLTTAVFTLWLTDFVKNNVERLRPNNEPMLMDSINIAQMPENFSFWSGHSAVSFAATTIVVFLLQHYKPSKWYYLFYIWPITFALSRMFVGVHYPADVTVGMLVGLTAGFLFYKLTILLFETLDDARKR; this is encoded by the coding sequence ATGTGGGAAGACCTTGTCCAGATAGACCGTGATATATTTAGTTTTTTCAATGGTTTATGGATTGGTCAATTTACCGACTTCTGGTTGTTCGTCACCCAGATAGAACATTGGATCCCACTATATTTATTTTTCTTCGTTTTATTATATCAAGCGATGTCCTGGCGCAAAGGATTAGCTAGTATAGGAATGGTGCTGACAACAGCAGTGTTTACTTTATGGCTTACGGACTTTGTGAAGAACAATGTTGAGCGTTTGCGACCTAACAACGAACCCATGTTGATGGACAGTATCAACATAGCTCAAATGCCAGAGAATTTCAGCTTCTGGTCCGGTCATAGTGCGGTGAGTTTTGCAGCCACAACCATAGTGGTATTTCTGCTGCAGCATTACAAGCCTAGTAAGTGGTATTATTTATTTTATATCTGGCCCATCACCTTCGCATTATCTAGAATGTTTGTGGGAGTTCATTATCCAGCAGATGTGACCGTGGGAATGCTGGTAGGTTTGACCGCAGGATTTCTCTTCTATAAACTCACGATACTTCTTTTTGAAACTCTAGATGACGCGCGAAAGCGTTAA